A window of Mucilaginibacter robiniae genomic DNA:
AAACGCCTCCAACCAGACTATACGGTTTCACAGCAAGTATTGGATTCTAATTTAAACAGTAATCATGAAAAAAATATATACATTATCGCTTCTTGCACTAAGCCTTGGATTTGGGGCCTGCAAAAAAGGGTATTTTGATATTAATACTAACCCTAATAACGCTACCAGTGCGACTCCGGGTTTGATTTTAACGAACGCATTAAATACTACAGCCAGAAATACAACGGGTTCATACGAGTTTTATCGTTTTGCTGCACCATGGATTGGCTATTGGAACTTTAGTGGAGGAGTTTCGGGCTTTTTAGAGGAACGTAGTTATAATATTACTTCTAATTATGCAGGAGCAACTAATACTTGGGCCAATTTATATGATAATCTGGAAGATTACCAATATCTGGAACAACAAGGAAAGGCACTTAACAAACCTTACTTTGTAGCTTTTGCCAAAACCATGAAAGCTTTTGATTTCCAATATTTGGTAGATTTTTATGGTGATATACCTTATACTCAGGCGTTGCAATCAACAGCTGTTATTCGCCCTAAGTATGATAAAGATTTGGCTGTTTATGAAGAATTAGCTAAACAATTGGATACCGCAGCTGCATTGTGTAAAGCTAATTTGGGCAAAGTGGCCAGCGGAGATGTCAGCTTTGATATTGTATATGCCGGTGATTTAGCAAAATGGGGAAAGCTAGCTAATACTATTAAGCTTCGTTTATTACTGCGCCAAAGTGAAATTGCAGGCAGAACAGATTATATTAAATCAGAAATTGCTAAAATCAACGCTAATGGTTTAGGCTATATTAATGCTAATGAAACAGCAAATGTGCAGCCTGGTTATTTGAATAGTGATGGTAAATTGAATCCATTTTATGCATCATTTGGCTATACTGCAGCTTCAACCAAGACATTACAAGGCGGGCATCAGTACTATTTAGCTGCTGAGTACTCATTGAATTTTTATCAAAACAATGGTGACCCACGTTTGGGTAGATTTTACACCACTATAAATGAAGGTGCTGGCACCACGTATGTGGGGCACCCATTTGGGCCAACAGCTACTGATGCAGAAAAACCGCAGTTCATATCCGCTATAGGTCCAGGTTTGGTTAGTTGGCCTAGTGATGCAAGTAAGCCACAACCATTAATTACAGATTTTGAAAGTTTGTTTTTACAAGCCGAAGCTGCGCAGCGTGGTTTAATTAGTGGAAGTGCAGAAGCACTGTACAAATCAGCCGTAACACAATCATTTATCGCGTTGGATTTAACAGCGGCAGATGCCACTACCTACTTGAGCACACAAGCAGTAGCTGATTGGAGTGATGCTTCAAATGCCGGAACTGGCACAAGTGCTGAAGGAACTAGCTATGATAAAAAGATAATTCTGATTATCAAACAAAAATGGGCTTCATTAAACGGGTTTAATGACATTGAATCTTGGTGCGATTACAGAAGATTAGGTTTACCCGCAGATATTCCTATCTCTAATAATCCAACAGCTACCACCCGCAAAATTCCGGTGAGAATGCCTTATCCGCAAAGTGAATATAATTACAATCCACAAAACGTTGCTGCCGAAGGTGCTATTAGCCAATTTACTTCAAGAGTATTTTGGGATGTTAAATAATTGGTAAACAATAAAAAGTCATGACAATAAAAAATATATTAAAAGGCTTTGTGCCGGCCGCGTTGCTGATGTCTTTGTTTTCGTGCAAAGACAGGTATCCGCAACCGGACTTTACGCAGGTTACACCTGTAGTTGAACTACCTGTAGCTAGTTTGGCTGGTAATGGCGGCGGAAACTCTATGAGTACAAGCTTCTCTATTCAAAGCACACCGTCTGATTACTACATTTATGTAAATTATGCTGCGCCTGATGCCAATTCTACTGATTTAGCTGTTAAGCTGGCAGTAGATACTGCTACATTAGGTAAGTTTAACAGAACCAATGGAACAACTTATCCGTTGTTACCAGCTAATGATTATTCATTAGCTAATACTATTGTAATACCAGCAGGTCAGCGCAAAGTAGAGTATCACATTAAGTTTACTACTACTTTAATTGATCCTTCAGCTACTTATGCGTTACCATTGAAAATTACTGATGCATCTGGTGTTACTGTAAGCGGCAATTTTGGAACGTTGGTTTTATTAATTGGAGTAAAGAATATCTACGATGGTACTTATTCTTTAAAAGGTAAAATTACCCGTAACTCAGCTTCTGGCCCTGATTTAACATTAGGAGGTACTTTTAAGTCAGGTTTGAGTACATCTTTGAAAACTTTGACAGCTAATTCAAACTCTTTTTCACAGTATTGGAGAGATGGTAGTGGTGTAGCTGGTATTGATGGGTTATATCTAACCGTTGATCCTGCTACTAACAACGTTACTGTTAAAGCTACAGGTAATGCTACATTAAAGAATACAACTGGTTATAATAACCATTATGATCCGGCAACTAAAACCTTCTATTTAGGTTTTGATTGGGGGACTGCTCCATCAACCAGAATTGCTGTTGATACACTGGTTTATACTGGCCCGTAAATATAAATAGAATAACCAAACAGATTTTATCTGTACAGATAAAATCTGTTTGGTTTGGTTAGTGCTTATATTTTACATAGAGCACAAGGTAGTAGCCATTTTGCTAAGTATCCATAAAAGAGTGATGGCCAATGATATCAGTTAAGTAAGTAGTTAATAACGTTCTTTTTATTTGGTCACACTCTTTTTTATGGATGCTTTTGTTTTTACAGCGTGTTAGTAACGCTGTAATTAAACCAACTCTCCTTTAATTCTGCCATACTCACATCTGCAGAATATTCTCTTCTGGCTTTAGAAAACATTTATTGTAGATAAACTAAGTAGCCAATTCCTTTTACCCCATATAAGTGAATTGCTGCATTTAAATGGTTTGTCAAAAACTTTATTACCTTTATTGCTATTGAACCAAGCCGATTTTAGGGCTGTGTTTAACCAATATTAGAAACTTTAACGAATAACAGATTTGAGTAGCGATATAGTTAATTATTGCTGAATAATTATATTGCCAGCACTATTAGCCTCTATCAAATACCCATGTTTTTGATATACCATTCATACAAACATTATTCATTTTAATAGTTACAATTTACATGACACAAAAAGCAGCCTTTACCGAAAAGAGGTTTTTGGTTACCCTTGTATTTGTTACTTCTTTATTCATGTTCTGGGGCATTGCCATTTCATTGGCTGATGTACTGAACCGGCATTTCCAACAAGTGCTACATGTTTCAAAGGCACAATCTGGCTTGGTGCAGTTTTCTATATATGGAGCTTACTTTATTATGGGCATACCTGCGGGCTTGTTCATGAAGCGCTTTGGCTACAAAAATGGTGTGCTGTTAGGGTTGTGCTTATTTGCTTTAGGCGCATTTTTGTTTGTGCCAGCAGCTAATGCACAATCGTTTGGTTTTTTCCGGTTGGCATTATTTATTGTAGGTTGTGGCCTTTCTACACTGGAGACGGTAGCCCATCCGTTTGTGGCCTCTTTAGGGCACCAGGAAACCAGCGATCAGCGGGTTAATTTTGCTCAGGCATTTAATGCATTAGGTACCATGATTGGGCCGCTTATTGGTTCATTTTTCGTGTTTGGTAGCGGCTCAGAAAATGTAAGCGATGGTTTATCATCTGTTAAGATTTTATATATGGTGCTGGGCACTATTGTAGCTTTAGTTGCACTGTCTTTTGCCTTTGTTAAAGTTCCAGCTTTAATTGAACCACATGCGCCTATTACACAAGGCTTTGATGTTGAGGAGGTGCCTGTTCCTTCTAAAAAGCTATTTCAGCACCGGCATTTTGTTTGGGCCGCTATAGCGCAACTATTTAACGTAGCCGCTCAATCCGGAACCTGGGCATTCTTTATCAATTATTGCCATGAAAAGATGGGGATGACTGATAAGACGGCAGGTATGTATTTAGGTATTGTTTTTATGGGCTTAATGTTGATAGGCCGCTTTGCTGGCACAGCTTTAATGCGGTTTATTGCCCCTAATAAGTTATTGGCTGCATTTGCTTTAGGTAACATTATAATGTGTTTGGTGGTGGCACAAAGCTGGGGAGTAATATCTTTTGTTGCTTTGCTCATGATTAATTTCTTTTTCAGTATCATGTTTCCTACTATTTATAGTTTGGGTATAAAAAGCATGGGCAGTCAAACTCAGCAAGCTTCGTCATTTATATCGATGGGGGTGGTAGGCGGTGCCTTTTTTCCTCTTCTGATGGGGCAAATTGCCGATCATGATGTAGCTACCGCTTACTATATGCCGATTGTTTGCTACGTTGTCATCTTCCTTTTTGGAATCAAATTTTACAAAGTAAACCATTAACTTAGTTTGGTTTGTAAGCTCTCTATCAAGGGCGTTTATAAACCATATTTATTTCGTTCTCCTAAGAGCATGGCACATTTCAGGCAGTTCGCATTTAAAAAGTTTGGTTATTTTGATTTCGCTGGAGATTTGCCAGAGCAATTATCAGAGCATGCCTTTAATAGTTTTATTAAAGTAGTGTTTGTTAAAGCCGGTGGTTATGCTGTAATTGATTTCAATGAGTATCAATTACAGCAGGATGCGCTGTTCTTCATTAATGCCGATCAGTATTTTAAATTTAGCGATACCTGCATCGGTACACTGCTTTATTATAACCGGGATTTTTATTGTGTAGAAATTCATGATAAAGAAGTAGCCTGCGATGGGATCCTGTTTCACAATGTTTATGAAATACCTGTAGTGTACATGGATGCTGATATTTCAGCAGCTATGCAGCAAATTATACAAGATGTAAAAGCAGAGCTGGAGCAGGAAGAAAGCAGCATGGAAGAGATGCTCCGGATATTGCTTAAAAAAATCATTATCAAATCTACCCGCATCTGGAAACGTGAACATCAAGTTGAAAGTGAAGAAGCAGGGCAGGAGGTAGAGTTTTCCAGAAAGTTCAGCCAATTGGTGGAATGGAATTTTACGCAACATCATACCGTTGCTGAATACGCCGAATTGCTGCATATCACTCCTAAAGCTTTAAATAAGCGTATTAGTCGGTACAGTAACACCACACCCAACGATATTATCAAAAACCGCATTGTACTGGAAGCAAAAAGGTTGTTGGTACATACTCATTTAAGTATTAAAGAAATAGCGTATAAATTAAGCTATGATGATACTTCCTACTTTACCCGTCTTTTTACCAAGCAGGTGAATACCTCGCCACAAGCCTTTCGGCTACAATATCAGCAAGCGTAATAGTATAAAAAGGGAAAAAAGTCCTATAGCTGTCGTCATCTGTGCATGGTGCAGCTTTGTTAGGCAAGCTATCTTTGTAATACAAAACAAAGGGCAAAGCAGTTAGCTCAGCCTGATGTGAATAACAAATAGTAACAAACTTTTTTCTTTAAAATTATATGAAACGTAATGCAACTGCCGTATGGAACGGTAACATTAAAGAAGGTAACGGTAATATCACTACACAAAGCACTACACTGAACAAAACGCAGTATTCATTCAATAGTCGTTTTGCTGAAGGGGTAGGAACCAACCCGGAAGAACTGATGGCTGCTGCTCATGCCGGATGTTTTACCATGAAGTTGAGCCTGGATTTAACTACCGCCGGTTTTACGCCTGACATGCTGGAAACAACAGCTACGATCACTTTAGATAATGGCGTTATAACCAATTCTGATTTGGTATTGAAAGCTAAGGTGCCTGGCATCAGCGAAGAGCAGTTTCAACAGATTGCAGCAGGTGCTAAGGCCGAATGTCCGGTAAGTAAGGCTTATAATCTTGAAATTAGTTTGCAAGCAACATTGCAGGCATAAGTGTAATAAATAGGGTAAAAACAAATCAAGGTTGCCAAAAGCAACCTTGATTTGTTTTATAAAGAAGTTAACATTCATGTTTATGCAGAACGATAGTAGCAGTTTTTCTTTGTTAGGTATAATATCAATCTATAATTGGTACCGCGCTTTTAATCGGGTGTAATGTATTACAATAACGTATTTGACTATTAAGTATTCAGGTACTTGCGTTTGTACTCGGCTGGGGTGACACCTTTTATTTTTTTAAAGTGACGATAAAAGTTAGAGACGTTATTAAAGCCACAGTTGAAACAGATAACTTCAGTAGTTAGCTTATTTTCAACCAGAAGGCGACAGGCATGACTGATTCTGATTTCAATTAAAAAATCATAATAAGTTTTGTTCGTCATCAGCTTGAAATACCGGCAAAACGATGTAATACTCAGGTTACTTATTAACGATATTTCTTTTAATGAAATATCTCTTTTGTAATTAGATAAGGTGTGTGTGTAAATGTTGCTTAATCGCAAATCGTCCATTTCGCTTGGATGCTGAAAGGCATTCAAGTCATTAACAATAGGCTTGTAGTCGGGCGCATCCGCTAAATGTTTCAAGATGGAAAGCATAATGATAATCCTGTCCAGATTGGTAGCTTCCAGAGCGGCGTGCATGAGTTGAGTAACTTTTTCTTTGGTTTCGCCACGGATAATCATGCCACTTTTAGCTTTTTCAAATAGCTTAGGCAGTAAGTACGCTTCCGGGAGCATTAAAATATCACGGCCCAAACAAGTAGGTAAAAACTGAATTACAATGGCCTCAATATTCAGATTACTGTTTTGCTGATAATACTCTTCACGGCAGCGCCATGCATGTGGCAAATTTTGTCCGAGCAGTACCAATTCACCAGATGAAAAGTTACTGATATTGTCTCCTATAAAACGCACACCTTCCCCTTTAATCGTGTAATGAAGTTCCAACTCCGGATGATAGTGCCAAACATTTCCAAAGTTAGGCTTAACGTCATGCCATATATTAAATGAGTTCTCGGTTTGTCCAGGTAGCTTACGGTACAGCGGCTTCATGTTAACATAAAAAGTTTTCCTTCAAAAATTAAGAAGGGAAATTAAGTTTAAATGGTTTTGTCTATTTACAAATCTAAATTATTATTCATGATAAGATGCTATTATTTGTTGAGAAAATCATACAAAAAACGGCTAGCGTCCTTTAATATGTTTGTAATTATTAAACCTGCAACAAATCTTATTTTTTATAAACGATAATATAATAGACGGTACCTTTACTATTAGGGTAGCTGATTGTAAAGATGCTGCCATACTCAATAAGGGGCGCTCTATCTAAAACGTTTCAGATGCATTTTCAATGGCTGTTATACAAAATTTAACTATAAATTTTCCTGGAAAGCTTGTTTTTGGTAATGGATGCCTACAGCAACTGGCTGACGAAATTACTCGCTATCATTGCCGGCAAGTATTTATAGTAACGATTACACCTTTGCTTTCACAACTGCAAGAGTTGATAGATCAACTAGAGCAAAACCACATTTCCGTTATCATTAATACCGCTATAGTACAAGAGCCTACATTTGCAGATTTTAGCATACTGATGCAAAGTTTAGGTACAAACCAGCCAGATATGGTTTTAGGTATTGGTGGAGGCAGTGTGCTGGATGTAGCTAAACTGGCAGCTGCTCAAATTAACAACAGCCAAACTCTTACAGAAATGATAGGTAACGGTATGTTAAAGCAAAGAAATACCCGGCTTATCTGTGTACCAACCACTTCGGGTACTGGCAGCGAAGTATCACCTAATGCTATTTTGGTGGATGATGCTGATAACCAGAAAAAAGCTGTAATCAGCCCTTATCTGGTTCCGGATGTGGTTTATGTAGATCCGTTACTTACGGTTGGTGTACCGCCATCAATTACGGCAGCTACGGGCCTGGATGCCCTAACACACTGCCTGGAAGCTTACACAAACAAATTTGCAAAACCTTTTATTGATATATATGCCTTTGAAGGTATGCGCTTAATTGCAGCCAACATAAAGCAGGCGGTTCAGAATGGTGCAGATGTTGAAGCTAGAGAACAGGTAGCTATGGGGAGTTTATTAGGTGGTTTTTGTTTGGGCCCGGTTAATACAGCTGCAGTACATGCTTTGGCTTACCCGTTAGGCAGTATGTTTCATTTAGCGCATGGGTTATCAAATGCTTTGTTGCTACCTTACGTAATGGAGTTTAATGCACCAGCTGCTACACAGCGTTATGCAAATGTGGCCGTTGCATTAGGTTGCGAAAGGCAAGGTGATGATCAGGAAATGGCAGCTGCTGGTATAGCAAAAATCAAATCTATAATTGCAGATTGTAATGTGCCAGCCAGGTTAAGAGATGTAGGGATTCCTGAATCAGCTATACCAGAAATGGCTACAGATGCTATGAAAATTACCCGTTTGCTTAACAACAATCCTCGGCCAGTAACTTTTGATGATGCTTTGGCTATTTACCAGGCTGCTTACTGATGATTATTAAAGATTAAAAGAATTAAATTATTTAAAACGCATACTCTAAATGAGAATTCATAAAAGGTTTGGGGGTACAGTAGTACCGGTGGTAACTCCGCTTACTTCCGATTACCGCTTAGACGAAGAAGCTGTTGAGAAGATATTCACCCATTTGGCCAATAATGAGGCTATGCCTTTTATTTTAGGTACAACTGGTGAGGCTGCTTCTCTTTCGGCACAGGTAAAAAGTGATTATTTAAGGAAGGCAGCCAGCTTAAAATCAGCTGGAGCTATGCTGTATGTAGGGATCTCTTCAAATAGTTTTGATGAGTCGGTTCAGATGGCCAAACGTAGTTTTGATTTAGGTGCCAGTGCTGTGGCTGCAACTTTGCCTGCTTATTACAATCTTTCTGAAGATCAAATAAGAAAATATCTTACTCAATTGGCCGATCAGGTTTCAGGGCCGCTTATTATATACAATATACCAGCTACCACGCACATGTCTATACCGCTGCATTTAATTGATGAACTAAGTCATCATGAAAATGTAGTAGCGGTTAAAGATTCGGAACGAAGCCAAAAACGTTTGGATGAGTCATTACAATTATGGGCCCATCGTCCAGATTTTAGCTATTTACTAGGTTGGGCAGCTAAATCTGCTTATGCACTTTTAAATGGCGGTGATGGTTTAATTCCGAGCACCGGCAATGTAACTCCTGAAATATATTGTGAAATGGTGAAGGCCGTTCAAAACGGCGATGCTGATAAAGCCTATCAGTATCAACAATATTCAGATCAGTTGGGAGCCTTATATCAATCTGGCCGATTGCTTGGTGAATCTTTATGGGCTTTAAAAGTATTAATGCAGGAGGTGGGTTTGTGTCAGCCTAATATGATGCCGCCTTTGCATAAATTAGCTGACCAGGAAGCGGCTGAAATAAAGCAGTCTTTTCATGCACTATTACAACAAGAAGGTATTACTTTAAACAAATATAATCATGTCTGAAAAACCTATTATAGGTATTACCATGGGCGATCCGGCAAGTATTGGTCCTGAAATTGCCGTTAAAGCACTGCTTAATGATGAAATATATGCCATTTGCCAACCTTTATTGGTAGGTGATGCAGGTGTTTTCAGGCATATTGTTCAAAAGCTGAATTTACCGGTTACTATCAATACCATTAGTTCCGTACAGGAGGCTCAGTATAAACAAGGTACAATCGATGTTCTGGATTTACATAATGTTGATATAGATAAATTGGAATTCGGTGTAGTATCGCCTATGGCAGGTAATGCAGCGTTTGAATCGGTAACCAAAGTTATTGAGCTGGCTTTGGCTGGTGAGATTGATGCTACCGTAACTGGGCCGTTAAATAAAAAATCGATGAATGAGGCCGGGCATCATTTTGCCGGGCATACCGAAATTTACGCACAATACACCGGAACTAAGAAATATGCCATGTTGCTGGTAGAGGATAACCTTAAAGTTATCCACGTATCTACACACGTTTCTTTACGTCAAGCTTGCGATTTGGTAAAAAAAGATCGTATTGTGGAGGTTATTGAATTGTTGCACAATGGCCTGATTAGCTTAGGCGAAACCAACCTGAAAATTGGTGTTGCCGGCTTAAACCCACATGCTGGCGATTCAGGCTTGTTTGGTACAGAAGACGATCAGGAGATTGCACCTGCTGTAGAACAAGCCCGCCAATTGGGATATGATGTAGAAGGGCCAGTGCCGCCTGATACCTTGTTTTCTAAAGCGGCTACAGGCTATTACGGTGGGGTAGTGGCAATGTACCACGACCAGGGCCACATTCCTTTCAAACTATCCGGCTTTAAATGGAATCCTGAAAAGCAGCAGATGGATAGTGTTAAAGGGGTAAATATTACTATGGGTTTGCCTATCATCAGAACATCGGTTGACCACGGTACTGCTTTTGAAATTGCCGGCAAAGGTATTGCCAGTCCCGATGCTATGGTATTAGCCATTGAATCAGCCGTGCAATTAGCTAAAAACAAAGCTTTGGCGTAACGAATGATAGCTGTTATAGCAGACGATTTAACGGGCGCAGCCGAAATAGGGGGTATAGGTTTACAATATGATTTAAAGGTAGAAATCAGTACTTCGGTAAATTTGAACACTCAAGCTGATTTACTGATTATCAATACCGATGCCCGTTCAAAAAGCGAGACTGAAGCAGTGAGTACAGTAAAAGCTGTATGTCACGAACTCAAAAAGTTGCGACCCTCATTCATTTACAAAAAAATTGATTCTATACTGCGGGGGCACGTTTTAGCGGAAATTACAGCTGAATTAATGGAACTAGCTTTGCCCGCAGCGCTTATTGTTCCGGCTAATCCTGCTCTGAATCGTACTTTGGTAAACCGTACTTATTTTGTTAACCAAATCCCCGTACATCAAACCGCTTTTCAACATGATCCGGAGTTTCCGATAGTTCATGCAGATGTAGTTCGGATGCTAAGGGCTGAAGAAGAACAGATAACGGTACTTAAGCCGCATGAAGCACTATTGGATGCCGGTATTATGGTGGGCGAAGTAGAAAGCAATGCTGATTTGACAGCATGGGCTAAACAGGTAAACTATACCATGTTGCTTGCTGGTGCATCAGGTTTTTTCACTGCGCTACTCAGTTCGCATAAGGAATATAGTAAAAGCACTCAGTCGCCAGTACGTTTTGCGTTTGGAACTATGTTGCACGTAAGCGGAACGACTTACCAAGAGAATGTTGAGCAAATCAAAAACATTCACCAAAAGGGCGGTCCAGTGAGCTATATACCCGTAAATGCTTGGCAAATAGCATCTGCGGAAACATCGCTAATAGATAATTGGTGTGAGCATGTAGCGTTATTACTGGAGCAGAACCATAAAGCCATTATTGCCATCGATCAGGACAATGTTGCTTCTAGTGCATTAAGCGCTACGAGTTTACGCAAGTTGACTGCATTGGTAGTGAAAAAGATATTGCAGCTTACCCAAGTGGATGACTTGTTTATTGAAGGCGGCTCAACTGCGGCAGCTATTTTAGATGATCTGGAAATAACAACATTATATCCGCTTGACGAACTAGGCCCCGGAATAATCAGAAATAAAGCAAACTACCCTCAGGAATTAAATATAACTTTAAAGCCGGGTAGTTATCGCTGGCCTGCTGGCTTGTGGGAGGTTTAACTATTACTTACCAATTGATTAACCTAAGTTATAATGACTAAACCTGTTTTAGGAATACTTGATTACTTTATTATTGTTGCTGTATTATTAACCACCTTGTATTTTGGTTTAAGGTACGCTCGTAATCAGAATACTACACAATCATATTTTGCAGCTAAAGGCAGGGTACCTGCCTGGGCTATTGGTATGTCGTTATTGGCTACATTAATCAGCAGCGTTACTTTTTTAGGCTATCCTGGCGAGGGTTTCTCTTCTAACTGGCTGTTGTTAGTGCAAGGGTTAATGGTACCAGTGGTATTATTAGGTATTATCTGGTTTGTGGTACCACTTTTCAGGAAAGTAATTGGCTTAAGTGCTTATGATTATTTTGAAAAGCGTTTTGGCCTTTTTGCCCGGTATTATAGTTCTATAGCTTTTGTATTCAGGCAATTTTCGGGTATGGGTACGGTATTTTTCCTGTTGGCTGTTGCTTTAAGCAGCATTACAGGAGGTAATACTTTAGCTATTATTATAGTAGTCGGTTTAATCGTAGTTGCGGTTAATTTAATTGGTGGTATTGAAGCTGTAATCTGGCTGGATGTTTTTCAAGGCTTTATGCTGTTTGCCAGTGGCATATTGTGTTTAGGGATCTTGTTGTTCTCCGTAGAGGGTGGCGTTTCTGAAGTTTGGAAAGTGGCCAGTGCCAATGGCCGTACAGGTTTTGGTCCTTATGATCTCAATTTCACAAAGCTTACCTTTATTGTAATGGCTATCAATGGTATGTTTTACGCCGTACAAAAATACGGAACGGATCAAACCGTTGTGCAGCGTTACCTAACCGCAAAAACCGATAAAGATGCCATCCGAGCCTCATTGTTGGGTATATCGCTTACTGTTCCGGTATGGATGCTGTTTATGTTTATTGGTACTTGCTTGTTCGTGTATTACAAACAACATCCTGCACCCGGTTTAGATCAGGCCAATGCTAATTCAGTTTTCCCTTATTTTATTTCAACGCATTTACCTACGGGCGTGGTGGGCTTTGTTTTAGCCGCCATGATTTCGGCAGCCATTTGCAGCTTAAGTGCCGATTTAAATTCCCTAGCTGCCGTTGGTGTTGAAGATTATTATAAAAAGTTTCGCCCTAACCGGTCTGATAAAGAATATTTAAAAAGTGGTAAATGGATGGTCGTAATATCCGGGCTGATTGCTATTGGTATTGGTACCATGTATATAGGGCTGGGCAATGAAGGTATCTTAGGCATTGTATTCACTCTGTATGCTATCTTCTCAGGCGGTATTGTAGGTATATTCTTGTTGGGCTTGTTTTCTGCTCGGGCTAACCGACAAGGTATTAACATCGCCATTATCGTATGTATCTTGTTTACTGCATATGCCTTTTTAACCTCTACTCAAATTGAATTAAGCGGCCATAAAAGCTTATTGCTTGATTTGGGCTCCTATAACTTTACGCAGAACAAATTAATGTTGGGCGTTTATAGCCATATAGTAGTCATTGTGGTAGGTTATATAGCCAGCTTGTTTTTCCCTAAACCAACACTCGATCCTAACCTATTATATAGCGGATGGCGCCTGGCCCGAAAACAAGGACAACAAGAAGTAACTGACACCACATCTTCCGTAGCCTAATATGTAATATCATGCTGTTAGCCTATCT
This region includes:
- a CDS encoding dihydrodipicolinate synthase family protein — encoded protein: MRIHKRFGGTVVPVVTPLTSDYRLDEEAVEKIFTHLANNEAMPFILGTTGEAASLSAQVKSDYLRKAASLKSAGAMLYVGISSNSFDESVQMAKRSFDLGASAVAATLPAYYNLSEDQIRKYLTQLADQVSGPLIIYNIPATTHMSIPLHLIDELSHHENVVAVKDSERSQKRLDESLQLWAHRPDFSYLLGWAAKSAYALLNGGDGLIPSTGNVTPEIYCEMVKAVQNGDADKAYQYQQYSDQLGALYQSGRLLGESLWALKVLMQEVGLCQPNMMPPLHKLADQEAAEIKQSFHALLQQEGITLNKYNHV
- the pdxA gene encoding 4-hydroxythreonine-4-phosphate dehydrogenase PdxA; the encoded protein is MSEKPIIGITMGDPASIGPEIAVKALLNDEIYAICQPLLVGDAGVFRHIVQKLNLPVTINTISSVQEAQYKQGTIDVLDLHNVDIDKLEFGVVSPMAGNAAFESVTKVIELALAGEIDATVTGPLNKKSMNEAGHHFAGHTEIYAQYTGTKKYAMLLVEDNLKVIHVSTHVSLRQACDLVKKDRIVEVIELLHNGLISLGETNLKIGVAGLNPHAGDSGLFGTEDDQEIAPAVEQARQLGYDVEGPVPPDTLFSKAATGYYGGVVAMYHDQGHIPFKLSGFKWNPEKQQMDSVKGVNITMGLPIIRTSVDHGTAFEIAGKGIASPDAMVLAIESAVQLAKNKALA
- a CDS encoding four-carbon acid sugar kinase family protein — translated: MIAVIADDLTGAAEIGGIGLQYDLKVEISTSVNLNTQADLLIINTDARSKSETEAVSTVKAVCHELKKLRPSFIYKKIDSILRGHVLAEITAELMELALPAALIVPANPALNRTLVNRTYFVNQIPVHQTAFQHDPEFPIVHADVVRMLRAEEEQITVLKPHEALLDAGIMVGEVESNADLTAWAKQVNYTMLLAGASGFFTALLSSHKEYSKSTQSPVRFAFGTMLHVSGTTYQENVEQIKNIHQKGGPVSYIPVNAWQIASAETSLIDNWCEHVALLLEQNHKAIIAIDQDNVASSALSATSLRKLTALVVKKILQLTQVDDLFIEGGSTAAAILDDLEITTLYPLDELGPGIIRNKANYPQELNITLKPGSYRWPAGLWEV
- a CDS encoding sodium:solute symporter, whose amino-acid sequence is MTKPVLGILDYFIIVAVLLTTLYFGLRYARNQNTTQSYFAAKGRVPAWAIGMSLLATLISSVTFLGYPGEGFSSNWLLLVQGLMVPVVLLGIIWFVVPLFRKVIGLSAYDYFEKRFGLFARYYSSIAFVFRQFSGMGTVFFLLAVALSSITGGNTLAIIIVVGLIVVAVNLIGGIEAVIWLDVFQGFMLFASGILCLGILLFSVEGGVSEVWKVASANGRTGFGPYDLNFTKLTFIVMAINGMFYAVQKYGTDQTVVQRYLTAKTDKDAIRASLLGISLTVPVWMLFMFIGTCLFVYYKQHPAPGLDQANANSVFPYFISTHLPTGVVGFVLAAMISAAICSLSADLNSLAAVGVEDYYKKFRPNRSDKEYLKSGKWMVVISGLIAIGIGTMYIGLGNEGILGIVFTLYAIFSGGIVGIFLLGLFSARANRQGINIAIIVCILFTAYAFLTSTQIELSGHKSLLLDLGSYNFTQNKLMLGVYSHIVVIVVGYIASLFFPKPTLDPNLLYSGWRLARKQGQQEVTDTTSSVA